One genomic window of Geodermatophilus sp. DSM 44513 includes the following:
- a CDS encoding DUF3616 domain-containing protein → MTVERTVRLHFGDTARAAGTHTNLSAVRSDGPVLWVAGDETATIERLVADDPAAPAEYRDHTTFRLADLVDLPGSGDDEEEADIEGLARDGSFLWAVGSHSLRRRRVKDKHDDRQALRRLARVSGQPNRQVLLRIPVRDVDGLPTPVAESVVDGVRSRAAVFGTTGPDLRDLLADDELLGPFLPIPGKDNGLDVEGIAVAGRRVFLGLRGPVLRGWAVVLQVQPESDPHAPGRLRLRPFPDGRPYRTFALRMRGLGVRDLCPQGEDLLVLAGPTMDLDGPVHLYRWHGGMAGDPPRVVRGERLTRELDLPYGEGDDHAEGIGLLGPPEDPRLLVVYDSPAPDRLAPDGAVTADVLRLPGPARS, encoded by the coding sequence GTGACGGTGGAGCGGACGGTGCGGCTGCACTTCGGGGACACGGCGCGGGCGGCCGGGACGCACACCAACCTCTCGGCGGTCCGCAGCGACGGCCCGGTGCTGTGGGTGGCCGGCGACGAGACGGCGACCATCGAGCGCCTGGTCGCCGACGACCCCGCCGCGCCGGCGGAGTACCGCGACCACACCACGTTCCGGCTCGCCGACCTCGTCGACCTGCCCGGCTCGGGGGACGACGAGGAGGAGGCCGACATCGAGGGCCTGGCCCGCGACGGGTCGTTCCTGTGGGCGGTGGGCTCGCACAGCCTGCGCCGCCGCCGGGTCAAGGACAAGCACGACGACCGGCAGGCGCTGCGCCGGCTGGCCCGGGTGAGCGGCCAGCCGAACCGGCAGGTCCTGCTGCGCATCCCGGTCCGGGACGTCGACGGGCTGCCCACACCGGTGGCGGAGTCCGTCGTCGACGGCGTCCGCAGCCGCGCCGCGGTGTTCGGCACCACCGGCCCGGACCTGCGCGACCTGCTGGCCGACGACGAGCTGCTCGGCCCCTTCCTGCCCATCCCCGGCAAGGACAACGGGCTGGACGTCGAGGGCATCGCGGTGGCCGGCCGGCGGGTGTTCCTGGGTTTGCGCGGACCGGTGCTGCGCGGCTGGGCCGTCGTCCTCCAGGTACAGCCCGAGAGCGACCCGCACGCGCCCGGGCGATTGCGGCTGCGGCCGTTCCCCGACGGCCGCCCGTACCGCACGTTCGCGCTGCGCATGCGCGGCCTGGGCGTGCGCGACCTGTGCCCGCAGGGCGAGGACCTGCTCGTGCTCGCCGGCCCGACCATGGACCTCGACGGCCCGGTGCACCTGTACCGGTGGCACGGGGGGATGGCCGGCGACCCGCCGCGGGTCGTCCGCGGCGAGCGGCTCACCCGCGAGCTCGACCTCCCCTACGGCGAGGGCGACGACCACGCGGAGGGCATCGGCCTGCTGGGCCCGCCGGAGGACCCCCGGCTGCTGGTCGTCTACGACAGCCCCGCGCCCGACCGGCTGGCCCCGGACGGCGCGGTGACCGCCGACGTGCTCCGGCTGCCCGGGCCGGCGCGCAGCTGA
- a CDS encoding LysR substrate-binding domain-containing protein, protein MTDAPEIRVLRYFVAVAEELHFGRAAVRLHISQPSLSVQIRKLEHTLGARLLARTSRHVELTPAGVVLLEEAHRLLAGVERLTAATRRAADGAAGSLVVGFQANAAAELTPKILAAFQARCPRVQVEMRSHDFADPYVGLSTGSVDVAFVRPPIVVQSWLSMETLFVEPRVLVTSTDSPLAARGRITVADVVDEPFVGRRAPDYWRDFWLAVDTRGSHTVRLGAEVAGVDECFEAILSRRGVAFTQASTQRFYDRPGLAFVPVDGLPPSAVAIAWRNDMDAQPVRDFVDTTRALAALDLVPSSSPAAGAALAATTIAAVAR, encoded by the coding sequence GTGACGGACGCGCCGGAGATCCGCGTCCTGCGCTACTTCGTCGCGGTGGCAGAGGAGCTCCACTTCGGCCGGGCGGCCGTACGACTGCACATCAGCCAGCCCTCGCTGAGCGTGCAGATCCGCAAGCTCGAGCACACCCTCGGCGCGCGGCTGCTGGCGCGCACCAGCCGCCACGTCGAGCTGACCCCGGCGGGCGTGGTGCTCCTGGAGGAGGCGCACCGGCTGCTGGCCGGCGTCGAGCGCCTGACCGCCGCGACGCGCAGAGCGGCCGACGGCGCGGCGGGCAGTCTGGTCGTCGGCTTCCAGGCCAACGCGGCAGCGGAGCTGACCCCGAAGATCCTCGCGGCGTTCCAGGCCCGCTGTCCCCGGGTGCAGGTGGAGATGCGCTCGCACGACTTCGCCGATCCCTACGTCGGACTGTCCACCGGCAGCGTCGACGTGGCGTTCGTCCGTCCACCCATCGTGGTGCAGAGCTGGCTGTCGATGGAGACGCTGTTCGTCGAGCCGCGCGTGCTGGTGACCTCGACCGACTCGCCGCTCGCCGCCCGCGGCCGCATCACCGTCGCGGACGTCGTCGACGAGCCGTTCGTCGGCCGCCGGGCCCCGGACTACTGGCGGGACTTCTGGCTCGCCGTCGACACCCGTGGCTCGCACACGGTCCGGCTGGGGGCGGAGGTGGCCGGCGTGGACGAGTGCTTCGAGGCCATCCTGTCCCGGCGGGGCGTGGCCTTCACGCAGGCCTCCACCCAGCGCTTCTACGACCGGCCCGGACTGGCCTTCGTGCCGGTCGACGGGTTGCCGCCGTCCGCGGTGGCGATCGCCTGGCGCAACGACATGGACGCGCAGCCGGTGCGGGACTTCGTCGACACCACGCGGGCGCTCGCCGCGCTGGACCTCGTCCCGTCGTCCTCCCCGGCGGCCGGTGCCGCCCTGGCGGCGACGACCATCGCGGCCGTCGCCCGCTGA
- a CDS encoding alpha/beta fold hydrolase, which yields MSRISPVTGHYVTLEVDGLEYKVFYLENGSGQPLVCQHTAGCHNHQWRGLLEDDEITAKHRVIAYDLPRHGKSDPPENIEWWKEEYQLTADHYVNFIVALCDALELEDPIFMGSSFGGNVALQLALRRPDRFAGVLSVEGADYSPGFYLDWWQHPHANAAQVCASGVWDLMAPQSPEADRWKTWFYYSQGSEAFKGDLYFYSVDHDLRGRLGEIDGDRCPVVMLTGEYDYLTTPEDSARTAGEIKNGTFIAMPEIGHFPMSENHATFRRYLIQALETLRDAKAATSG from the coding sequence ATGAGCAGGATCTCCCCGGTCACCGGTCACTACGTGACGCTCGAGGTCGACGGCCTGGAGTACAAGGTCTTCTACCTGGAGAACGGCAGCGGACAGCCCCTGGTGTGCCAGCACACCGCCGGCTGCCACAACCACCAGTGGCGCGGCCTGCTGGAGGACGACGAGATTACCGCGAAGCACCGGGTCATCGCCTACGACCTGCCCCGACACGGCAAGTCCGACCCGCCGGAGAACATCGAGTGGTGGAAGGAGGAGTACCAGCTCACCGCCGACCACTACGTCAACTTCATCGTCGCCCTCTGCGATGCCCTGGAGCTCGAGGACCCGATCTTCATGGGTTCCTCCTTCGGCGGGAACGTCGCACTGCAGCTCGCCCTGCGCCGTCCCGATCGGTTCGCCGGCGTCCTGTCGGTGGAGGGCGCCGACTACTCCCCCGGCTTCTACCTCGACTGGTGGCAGCACCCGCACGCGAACGCAGCGCAGGTCTGCGCGAGCGGGGTGTGGGACCTGATGGCGCCGCAGTCCCCCGAGGCCGACCGCTGGAAGACGTGGTTCTACTACTCGCAGGGCTCGGAGGCCTTCAAGGGTGACCTGTACTTCTACTCGGTCGACCACGACCTGCGGGGCCGGCTCGGGGAGATCGACGGCGACCGGTGTCCGGTGGTGATGCTGACCGGGGAGTACGACTACCTCACGACGCCCGAGGACAGCGCCCGCACCGCCGGTGAGATCAAGAACGGCACGTTCATCGCCATGCCCGAGATCGGGCACTTCCCCATGAGCGAGAACCACGCCACCTTCCGCCGCTACCTCATCCAGGCGCTCGAGACGCTGCGCGACGCCAAGGCGGCGACGTCCGGCTGA
- a CDS encoding VanZ family protein, whose amino-acid sequence MDADARRPLDAALLLAVLAVVWLTLTPAGGSGWAWGAPLTELRWYATGLDSGTTLLQLVGNLVLLAPLAGLAVLRWPALGTPARLLPLALAAGAAIELLQWALPLGRVVSPVDAALNATGAVVAGSAVALAARLAQRGTTRLC is encoded by the coding sequence ATGGACGCCGACGCCCGCCGACCCCTGGACGCCGCCCTGCTGCTCGCCGTGCTCGCGGTGGTCTGGCTGACCCTCACCCCGGCCGGCGGGTCGGGGTGGGCGTGGGGGGCGCCGCTGACCGAGCTGCGCTGGTACGCGACCGGGCTGGACTCCGGGACCACGCTGCTGCAGCTGGTCGGCAACCTGGTGCTGCTCGCGCCGCTGGCCGGCCTCGCCGTCCTCCGGTGGCCCGCGCTGGGCACCCCGGCCCGCCTGCTCCCGCTCGCGCTGGCCGCCGGGGCCGCCATCGAGCTGCTGCAGTGGGCGCTACCCCTGGGGCGGGTGGTCTCCCCCGTCGACGCCGCGCTCAACGCGACCGGCGCGGTGGTCGCCGGGTCGGCGGTGGCGCTGGCCGCCCGTCTCGCGCAGCGGGGGACCACCCGGCTCTGCTGA
- a CDS encoding response regulator → MIRVLVVEDEPVAAEAHRAYVDRTPGFATAAVAGTGAAALDALSRVPVDLVLLDMNLPDAHGIDLCRRIRGAGAAVDVLAVTSARELTVVRAAAAHGVVGYLLKPFTYPALRDRLAAYAEYRSRSREPGDAAGQDDVDRVLGAMRPTRPAPLPKGMGRETLDAVVAAVRAAGEGLSAAETAELIGASRITARRYLEYLADAGLVDRAPRYGGTGRPELEYRWR, encoded by the coding sequence GTGATCCGCGTGCTGGTCGTCGAGGACGAGCCGGTCGCCGCCGAGGCGCACCGCGCCTACGTCGACCGGACGCCGGGCTTCGCCACCGCGGCGGTCGCCGGCACCGGCGCGGCCGCCCTCGACGCGCTGTCGCGGGTGCCGGTCGACCTGGTGCTGCTGGACATGAACCTGCCCGACGCGCACGGCATCGACCTGTGCCGGCGCATCCGCGGCGCCGGCGCGGCCGTCGACGTCCTCGCCGTCACCTCCGCCCGGGAGCTGACGGTCGTGCGGGCGGCGGCCGCGCACGGCGTCGTCGGCTACCTGCTCAAGCCGTTCACCTACCCCGCGCTGCGCGACCGGCTGGCCGCCTACGCCGAGTACCGGTCGCGGTCGCGGGAGCCCGGCGACGCCGCCGGGCAGGACGACGTGGACCGGGTGCTCGGCGCGATGCGCCCGACCCGGCCCGCGCCGCTGCCCAAGGGCATGGGCCGGGAGACCCTGGACGCCGTCGTCGCCGCCGTCCGGGCCGCCGGGGAGGGGCTGTCGGCCGCGGAGACCGCCGAGCTGATCGGCGCCTCGCGGATCACCGCCCGCCGCTACCTGGAGTACCTCGCCGACGCCGGCCTGGTCGACCGGGCCCCGCGCTACGGCGGCACCGGCCGCCCGGAGCTGGAGTACCGCTGGCGCTGA